taaattttagaAGTTTGAAGAGTGCAAGGACTGAGGGTATAATTAAACCAAGAGAAAAGAATAGAACATGAAAATATTTAGTATAGtgaaatatataaaaggaacaaaataaATGGCAAATTAAAAGCTTTagttgtgaaattaaaaaaaaaaaaaagttaacttCCATAAAACTGTAGCTGGTGATAGTAGGGATGGAGTTTTTATTCTTTAGCTGAACAAGCAAGTCAGTAAAAAAAGTAAAGCCCTGAACGAAGATAATACACATAAAACGCTACCGCCcccacttttttattttattttttcttcctcttaTCTTTTTCCCTTTGTTTTTTTGAGGTACAAATAGTGGAAACCTAATAGCCATGGAGTATTAGAGCCACCCCATACAAATAGAAAGAGGAACAGCTTCTTGccgtaaagaaaagaaaaaaaggaagggaACTTGGAAGAAGAgggtgaaaaaaaaagggtttctgAAAAATACCATAGGTgatagttttttcttttcacttttttaataataagaATATATAGTAATGGGGAGAGGAAGAGTGGAGTTGAAGAGGATCGAGAACAAGATAAATCGACAGGTGACGTTTGCAAAGAGGAGGAATGGTTTGCTAAAGAAGGCTtatgagctttcaattctttgtGATGCTGAGGTTGCTCTTATCATTTTTTCTAATCGTGGCAAGCTCTATGAGTTTTGCAGCACTTCTaggtatattttcattttctttctgattttctttgaaattttcaatcTGGGttatctttgttttcttttaaggtATGTTGGGTTTTTTTGAAGCTGTTCTTGTTTGATAATCTGAAGTTTTCTGAGATCCATCTTTTAAGTCACTGAAAAATTCATCctctaaaatatatatcatgGAGAAACTATatctataaatatatgttatttgttAGACAAGAACATGTTGCAGCTCCCATTTGAATACTTTATTCCTTGAATTTATTTGgcaatttatttgtttctgaAAGCCTTTTTGTTTTGATCATAAAAAACAAGTGCTATATATTTTGGGAAGTAATTATTACTTTTTCTTGTTAAGTGCCGAGATGTTAGTCATGGGAAATGTAAATGTTgttgcatgattaattatgttatatgcaAAATTAATGTTGAGAAATCAtgattaattatcaaattgttAAATTGAGCTAGAAAGGAGGTGCCATTGGTTAATGTGATTCAGCTCTTGAGGTTTTAAGTGTTGAGCTTAAACAGGCCATGAACTAGGTTAAAAAAGAGAGCTTACTGTTGCTTATGTTAGCCTACCGTGAAGCTATGTATTATATTTgggaattttttattcttaattttctacaagctaattatttatattttgtttcttgGATTTAAGCCTGAAGATGTTTCTTTTTTCAATCCGTTTAGAATGTAACAATCCATGGTAGCTTTCGGGTTATCATATGATATTGCATAATGATTTCTACAACTAAAATTTACATGGACTCAACACACGCATGCATCGATATTAACTATTTCTCGTTCTATCTCCAACTTATCTTATATGCCCCGAATTTAAGCTGATTGTactaaaaaaaggaagaaattatttattaaatttgttggatgtttttttaaatattaaattctgACATCAATATCATAGCGTTGACTATTCGTCATCAATCTTATCTTATAATTGTGTAGAGCATACAAGACATGGCATTACTTGTACTATGTAAATGTCTTATGATTGGTGTCTAGTTTTTCTACAAATTTCTTAtagatttttgttaaattttacgACTTTCCTCATCTGAGATTTCTTCCAAGTTTCTTTATCAATAAAACCAACcttaaatttcttgaaaaaaagagcattttattaaagataaattAGCCAAAAATTTCCCCAATAAAAGGTATCATAAAAGCAAAAGATAAGAGACAAAGCACGAAAAAGCACATGCTTACAAGATAAAAGAATAAACTTGGTCTCTCAGGATTTTACAATCCTCATTCTACAAATTCAAACTTACTTCCTCAAATGCAAACTTTATAGCAAGAATGTGGGACTCAGGCAACAACCTTTAAAGGACTTGTAAGTACGAAAGAAGGCAATTCAGAATTATGCACTCACGACACGGTCCGACGGATTAACCTGGATCATGGCACCCATACTTTTTGCTTCTTCATTTTCGTAGTAATTAACTAAACACGTACTATCTATAATAATCTGCAACTTTGATGAGTTAGGAATTAGGGCACAAATGATGAACTCCATTTTAAATGTTTCTGTAGGTATTAAACAATGAGGTTTCATGGTGCTGAGTTTGTGAGATCAAATCATGTGTTATACTCATGATTTTGATTTCTTATAGTTGAATGCAATGCTGCCATCAATATTTAGATTTGTCATACTAACCTTTCTTCTTGGCCTATTTTATGTAAGCAGCATGGCTAAGACACTTGAGAAGTACAACAGTTACACCTACGGAGCATTGGAACCTGGTCAAACGGAAATTGACGCACAGGTGTATTAATCTCCGCTATTTTAACCTTTGCCTTCTGGGACTCataattcattttcaaccaaTCTTTAAGCAGAATGTCTCAGTTTGTTAATTGTTATATGAATCAAGTAGGATAAAATCTGAAATTTGCTGCATGTTATCAAGCAGAGCAATTACCAGGAATATTTAAAGCTCAAATCAAAAGTTGAGGTCCTTCAGCAATCACAGAGGTACTATACTATCCACCAAGCCACACAGTTTAGTTTTACAATGTGTCTGGGTCATTTGTTCATAAAATAAGTTGCTTGTTCAAGTGTGGATACTTGTAGTGGAGACTTGATTCATGTGAAAATATGTACTTTGTAATGTGTAGACATTTTCTTGGGGAAGAAATAGCGGACTTGGGCACTAAGGAACTGGAGCAGCTTGAGCATCAGTTGGACTTCTCATTGAAGAAAATCAGGTCCACAAAGGTAATTCAGGGCCAATCTAGTTTTATAAACTTGTAGCTGTAGGCAAGGTCCTTTTAAATCGTGAAGGATAAGTATCACTTGTTAGTAGCCAACCGTAAGGACAGAACATGCATATTTTGGCAAGGCTAGGGGGACCATGTTAACAAATGAGGTGCTTTCATGCTTCGTCACCTATGACCTATCCATCAGCATGCAGGAAAACATGTTTACAACAGATAACCTTGTGCACATGCAAAACCATAAGGATCGAAATATGTAGCACTCCATTTTCATGTTGAAATATATCATGATATTTTGCTTTTTAACTAATGCAGATGCAGTTGATGATTGACCAACTTTCTGAACTGCAAACAAAGGTACGTATAACACAACTGGAGACtcttttaataattcttttgtTACAAAGACCAGATGCCATATCATGCTTGTATGTAATCTTTGTACAGGAAGAAGTCCTACTGGAAACCAACAGAAACTTGAGAATGAAGGTATGAAACCAGCAGCTTGATTGTTGTTGTCATCTTTGATATTCACCGTAATTGATCTCgataatatttgttaatttcatGACAATGCTAAACACGATATGATCGAAAACCGGTGccataaattttgttttatctaCTTTGGCAGTTGGATGGAAGTGGTCCATCAATGAGATCATCATGGGAAACGGGGGAGCACAGCATTCCATACAACCATCCACCACCTCCTCCTCAGTCAGAGGGATTTTTTGAGCCTTTACACTGTAACAATTCACTGCAAATTGGGTAGTGTATCCAGAATCTAGTTCGTTAATATCTTGCTAAGTGTGTTATTTTTATTGACTTCAACTTTATTTCCTTGGTACAGGTACAACCCTATTAGTGTAACAGTTGAGGACACTGCTACAGCCTCTGCACTTGCACCAAGTGGATTCATCCCTGGTTGGATGCTTTGATTGTTTCAACTTTAATTACAAAGAATtccatattttctcatataAACTGATTAGAAATTAAGAATA
The nucleotide sequence above comes from Gossypium raimondii isolate GPD5lz chromosome 13, ASM2569854v1, whole genome shotgun sequence. Encoded proteins:
- the LOC105784588 gene encoding agamous-like MADS-box protein MADS2, giving the protein MGRGRVELKRIENKINRQVTFAKRRNGLLKKAYELSILCDAEVALIIFSNRGKLYEFCSTSSMAKTLEKYNSYTYGALEPGQTEIDAQSNYQEYLKLKSKVEVLQQSQRHFLGEEIADLGTKELEQLEHQLDFSLKKIRSTKMQLMIDQLSELQTKEEVLLETNRNLRMKLDGSGPSMRSSWETGEHSIPYNHPPPPPQSEGFFEPLHCNNSLQIGYNPISVTVEDTATASALAPSGFIPGWML